The DNA segment ATACCACCTTTAGTCCTTGAAGAGACTAAGTATTTACCAAATTTGAAAGGTAAAAAGTGGGACGATGCCTATGATACAGCAAATTCCCTAAGCTCGACACAACGGCTTTTGATAAAAAGAGCAAAAATTGATGCAGCTATTCTCCTAAAAGAAAGCGATGAGATTGCTAAATATGAGTTATTCCAACGATTAAATACTGGAGGGTCAATAGCTACACAGCAGGAAGTCAGGAACTGTATTCTCGTGATGGTTAATCGAGAAATGTTTCAATGGATGAAAGACTTGAGCCAAAACGAAATGTTCAGAGAATGTATAGCTCTTAGTGAGCGTCCCCTCGAAGAACAATATAATATGGAGCTATTACTAAGGTTCTTAGTATTCCGCAATATTGATGAACATGCAATGAAAGGAATAGGTGATTTGGGAGGATTTTTGACCGATAGGATGGTAGAAATGGCAAAAGATAAGAATTTTAATTATAAACAAGAAGAAGATGCATTCCATAAGACATTTGAAATTCTGTATGAACAAATGGGAAGTGATAGTTTTCGCAGATATTCTCCGAATAAAAACAAGTTTTTAGGTGGGTTCCTAGTCTCAGCCTACGAAGTGATTGCTTTGGGGGTTGGTTATAACTATGCAGAGTTATCTCACTCTCATATAGATATAAGAGATAGAGTGAAGCAAATTTGGACAAATCCTGAATATACGAACTGGTCAGGTTCAGGCACTACTGCACAGCGAAGAGTAC comes from the Coleofasciculus sp. FACHB-1120 genome and includes:
- a CDS encoding DUF262 domain-containing protein, encoding MGLQEEIDSMRQEIRADGYSMSIGEWISLYENEEIDIHPEFQRFFRWSSRQKTSLIESILLGIPIPPIFVSQREDGVWDVVDGLQRLSTIYEFAGKLKDEDKNLIPPLVLEETKYLPNLKGKKWDDAYDTANSLSSTQRLLIKRAKIDAAILLKESDEIAKYELFQRLNTGGSIATQQEVRNCILVMVNREMFQWMKDLSQNEMFRECIALSERPLEEQYNMELLLRFLVFRNIDEHAMKGIGDLGGFLTDRMVEMAKDKNFNYKQEEDAFHKTFEILYEQMGSDSFRRYSPNKNKFLGGFLVSAYEVIALGVGYNYAELSHSHIDIRDRVKQIWTNPEYTNWSGSGTTAQRRVPRLVPFGRQMFKP